The following are encoded together in the Chanodichthys erythropterus isolate Z2021 chromosome 16, ASM2448905v1, whole genome shotgun sequence genome:
- the epb41l3b gene encoding band 4.1-like protein 3b isoform X3 — MTTDAGSESDVQKTEAQPSPPQHFPASGHGSPDTRHQYCTEGQSEGSSSELQQQCEDHYISQKSLSSRVSWSALGRSHRLKVMECKVTLLDGTDYTCTVEQKRAKGQALFEKVCDHLNLLEKDYFGITYRDAEGQKNWLDSSKEIKKQISTDPCNFAFSVKFYPPDPAQLSEDITRYYLCLQLRDDVLSGRLPCSFATQAVLGSYTLQSELGDSDADTQGYISDVRLAPNQTKELEEKVLELHRSYKGMTPAEADMLFLENAKKLSMYGVDLHRAKLVGRLFECIAPAQEEDSEGVEIMLGVCSSGLLVYRDKLRINRFAWPKILKISYKRNNFYIKVRPGELEQFESTIGFKLPNHKAAKRLWKVCVEHHTFFRLVSPEAPPKRFLSLGSKFRYSGRTQAQTRRASAQIARAAPQFQRTASRRHTVTASMDSTPVSVNHDDVKNSKPAVATDDLIDTATPEKKAEEMNSVEEENKTNSDESEQAPPTSVTKTDSEQTDFACDDDSTATEYSFIKRIKGENVFVKHSNLMLEETDTPTELMQHQLNVSELKKSFLEMRCEASGVNEWDRRLSSSPRLCPRLDEPSSVKPLVWSQEMSEEDKAEPEDVAVKPDHGVESSVAPQVEVCCETQVQTPSAGEKEKYMKALNEAIAMGRRSSWASNREGAVLEGEALDSCHEDFLQIWDPKHQCIEVEDENKETSMEETTTKAQEIPAGNQEFICHEEDEDLLQIWDPKCQSIKVEDEIKEIVMETPSGGEKNSSETQEIPFGNQEVICHEEDEDLLQIWDPKCQSIKVEDEIKETAMEETTSETQDISAGNQEVIFHEEDEDLLQIWDPKRQIIEVEDENRENVMETPSGGEINSSSGTQEIPAGNQEVIFHEEDEDLQQMWDQKHQSIEVEIKETAMETPSGGEGTTSEAQEEENLMLENEMSVVFHSSMESFDQERFDEAFGDPFNRSQLLFCNEEDEAINLATQYYGEFPLYMTSDSSTEQNQIEDQPEEKTINVEDEDDPSCSRVHEQSAFQVLMKTKVWSCQNEEDEENELVSGPHGEQEVALQEIKQEVHEHTVEQSEEPVKDVPVVQTETKTITYESSEVDANGDSDPGVLMSAQTITSESNSTTTTTHITKTVKDGISETHIEKMIVITGDTDIDHDQALAQAIKEAKEQHPDMSVTKVVVHKESEISPAEGDA, encoded by the exons ATGACGACGGACGCAGGCTCAGAATCGGACGTCCAGAAGACAGAAGCCCAACCGTCCCCCCCGCAGCACTTCCCAGCATCAGGACACGGCAGTCCGGACACACGGCACCAG TATTGCACAGAGGGCCAATCAGAAGGCAGTTCATCAGAACTCCAGCAGCAGTGCGAGGATCACTACATTTCCCAGAAGTCTCTGAGCAGCAGAGTGTCCTGGTCAGCGTTGGGCAGGAGCCACAGACTGAAGGTCATGGAGTGTAAGGTCACGCTGCTGGACGGCACGGACTACACCTGCACGGTGGAG CAGAAACGAGCGAAAGGTCAGGCGCTGTTTGAGAAGGTTTGTGACCACCTGAATCTTCTGGAGAAGGACTATTTTGGCATTACGTACCGGGACGCTGAAGGCCAGAAG AACTGGCTGGACTCTTCCAAGGAGATTAAGAAGCAGATCAGTA CTGATCCCTGCAACTTTGCCTTCAGCGTGAAGTTTTATCCTCCGGATCCGGCGCAGCTGTCTGAGGACATCACCAG GTATTACCTGTGTCTGCAGCTCAGAGATGACGTGTTGTCCGGCCGCTTGCCGTGTTCTTTCGCCACTCAGGCCGTGTTGGGCTCGTACACGCTTCAGTCTGAGCTGGGCGACAGCGACGCCGACACGCAGGGATACATCAGCGACGTGCGTCTGGCTCCAAACCAGACCAAAGAGCTGGAGGAGAAAGTGCTGGAGCTGCACCGCAGTTACAA agGAATGACTCCTGCTGAAGCTGACATGCTGTTCTTGGAAAACGCTAAGAAACTCTCCATGTACGGAGTCGACCTGCACCGTGCCAAG CTGGTCGGACGGCTGTTTGAGTGCATTGCACCGGCGCAGGAGGAG GATTCGGAGGGTGTGGAGATCATGCTGGGAGTTTGTTCCAGCGGCCTCCTCGTCTACAGAGATAAACTCCGCATCAATCGCTTCGCCTGGCCCAAAATACTCAAGATATCCTACAAGAGGAACAACTTCTACATCAAGGTCCGGCCGGGAGAG CTGGAGCAGTTCGAGAGCACAATCGGGTTTAAACTCCCAAATCACAAAGCAGCGAAGAGGCTGTGGAAAGTTTGTGTGGAACATCACACCTTCTTCAG GCTGGTGTCTCCTGAGGCTCCGCCCAAACGCTTCCTGTCATTGGGCTCAAAGTTCCGCTACAGCGGTCGAACACAAGCACAGACGCGCAGAGCGAGCGCTCAGATCGCACGGGCCGCACCTCAGTTCCAGCGCACGGCCAGCAGACGACACACCGTCACAGCCAGCATGGACAGCA CACCAGTGTCGGTCAACCATGATGACGTGAAGAACTCCAAACCTGCTGTTGCTACGGACGACCTCATCGACACGGCAACACCGGAGAAGAAGGCAGAGGAGATGAACTCTGTGGAGGAGGAGAATAAGACCAACAGTGATGAATCAGAGCAAGCCCCGCCCACCTCCGTCACCAAG ACCGACAGCGAGCAAACCGACTTCGCTTGTGATGACGACTCGACGGCGACTGAG TATAGTTTCATAAAGCGGATTAAAGGAGAGAATGTGTTTGTCAAGCACAGTAATCTCATGTTGGAG GAGACAGACACGCCCACAGAACTAATGCAGCATCAGCTGAACGTCAGTGAGCTGAAGAAGTCGTTTTTGGAGATGCGCTGTGAAGCGTCTGGTGTGAATGAGTGGGACAGGAGACTGTCCTCATCTCCTCGTCTCTGTCCTCGACTGGACGAGCCTTCATCGGTTAAACCCCTCGTGTGGTCACAGGAA ATGTCCGAGGAGGATAAAGCCGAACCTGAAGATGTTGCAGTAAAGCCGGATCACGGTGTTGAG AGTTCAGTTGCTCCACAGGTGGAGGTGTGCTGTGAGACGCAGGTACAAACTCCCTCTGCTGGTGAAAAAGAGAAGTACATGAAGGCCCTGAATGAGGCCATTGCAATGGGGAGACGCTCTTCATGGGCTTCAAATAGAGAAGGTGCCGTTCTGGAAGGTGAAGCATTGGACAGCTGTCATGAAGACTTTCTGCAAATCTGGGATCCCAAACACCAATGTATTGAAGTTGAAGATGAAAACAAGGAAACTTCAATGGAAGAAACCACCACAAAAGCCCAAGAGATTCCTGCTGGAAACCAAGAATTCATTTGCCATGAAGAGGATGAAGACTTGCTCCAAATCTGGGATCCAAAATGCCAAAGTATTAAGGTTGAAGATGAAATCAAGGAAATTGTGATGGAAACTCCATCTGGAGGAGAAAAAAACAGTTCAGAAACCCAAGAGATTCCTTTTGGAAACCAAGAAGTCATTTGCCATGAAGAAGATGAAGATTTGCTCCAAATCTGGGATCCGAAATGCCAAAGTATTAAGGTTGAAGATGAAATAAAGGAAACTGCAATGGAAGAAACCACCTCAGAAACCCAAGATATTTCTGCTGGAAACCAAGAAGTCATTTTCCATGAAGAAGATGAAGATTTGCTACAAATCTGGGATCCAAAACGCCAAATTATTGAGGTTGAAGATGAAAACAGAGAAAATGTGATGGAAACTCCATCTGGAGGAGAAATAAACAGTTCTTCAGGAACCCAAGAGATTCCTGCTGGAAACCAAGAAGTAATTTTCCATGAAGAAGATGAAGATTTGCAACAAATGTGGGATCAGAAACACCAAAGTATTGAAGTTGAAATCAAGGAAACTGCAATGGAAACTCCATCTGGAGGAGAAGGAACCACCTCAGAAGCCCAAGAGGAGGAGAACCTGATGTTGGAGAATGAGATGTCGGTGGTGTTCCACAGCAGCATGGAGAGTTTTGATCAAGAACGCTTTGACGAAGCATTTGGAGACCCGTTTAATCGTTCTCAGCTCTTGTTTTGTAATGAAGAGGATGAGGCCATCAACTTGGCGACTCAATACTATGGAGAATTCCCACTTTACATGACGTCTGATTCATCAACTGAGCAAAACCAGATAGAAGACCAACCTGAAGAGAAGACGATCAACGTTGAAGATGAAGATGATCCTTCATGTTCCCGAGTACACGAGCAGTCAGCGTTTCAAGTTCTTATGAAAACAAAAGTGTGGTCCTGTCAGAATGAGGAGGATGAAGAGAATGAGCTGGTTTCTGGACCACATGGAGAACAGGAAGTGGCTTTACAGGAAATAAAGCAGGAAGTGCATGAACATACAGTAGAG CAGTCGGAGGAACCGGTTAAAGACGTTCCTGTGGTTCAGACCGAGACCAAGACCATCACGTACGAGTCTTCAGAG gTTGATGCCAATGGCGACTCGGATCCAGGCGTCCTGATGAGCGCTCAGACGATCACATCAGAGAGCAAcagcaccaccaccaccacacacaTCACCAAG ACGGTGAAGGACGGCATTTCAGAGACTCACATCGAAAAGATGATCGTGATCACAGGAGACACAGACATCGACCACGACCAG GCTCTGGCTCAGGCTATTAAAGAGGCCAAAGAGCAGCACCCAGACATGTCCGTCACTAAAGTAGTGGTGCATAAAGAGAGCGAGATCTCACCTGCTGAAGGTGACGCGTGA
- the epb41l3b gene encoding band 4.1-like protein 3b isoform X9, whose amino-acid sequence MTTDAGSESDVQKTEAQPSPPQHFPASGHGSPDTRHQYCTEGQSEGSSSELQQQCEDHYISQKSLSSRVSWSALGRSHRLKVMECKVTLLDGTDYTCTVEQKRAKGQALFEKVCDHLNLLEKDYFGITYRDAEGQKNWLDSSKEIKKQISTDPCNFAFSVKFYPPDPAQLSEDITRYYLCLQLRDDVLSGRLPCSFATQAVLGSYTLQSELGDSDADTQGYISDVRLAPNQTKELEEKVLELHRSYKGMTPAEADMLFLENAKKLSMYGVDLHRAKLVGRLFECIAPAQEEDSEGVEIMLGVCSSGLLVYRDKLRINRFAWPKILKISYKRNNFYIKVRPGELEQFESTIGFKLPNHKAAKRLWKVCVEHHTFFRLVSPEAPPKRFLSLGSKFRYSGRTQAQTRRASAQIARAAPQFQRTASRRHTVTASMDSTPVSVNHDDVKNSKPAVATDDLIDTATPEKKAEEMNSVEEENKTNSDESEQAPPTSVTKTDSEQTDFACDDDSTATESDFEDNTDVRTQYSFIKRIKGENVFVKHSNLMLEMSEEDKAEPEDVAVKPDHGVESSVAPQVEVCCETQVQTPSAGEKEKYMKALNEAIAMGRRSSWASNREGAVLEGEALDSCHEDFLQIWDPKHQCIEVEDENKETSMEETTTKAQEIPAGNQEFICHEEDEDLLQIWDPKCQSIKVEDEIKEIVMETPSGGEKNSSETQEIPFGNQEVICHEEDEDLLQIWDPKCQSIKVEDEIKETAMEETTSETQDISAGNQEVIFHEEDEDLLQIWDPKRQIIEVEDENRENVMETPSGGEINSSSGTQEIPAGNQEVIFHEEDEDLQQMWDQKHQSIEVEIKETAMETPSGGEGTTSEAQEEENLMLENEMSVVFHSSMESFDQERFDEAFGDPFNRSQLLFCNEEDEAINLATQYYGEFPLYMTSDSSTEQNQIEDQPEEKTINVEDEDDPSCSRVHEQSAFQVLMKTKVWSCQNEEDEENELVSGPHGEQEVALQEIKQEVHEHTVEQSEEPVKDVPVVQTETKTITYESSEVDANGDSDPGVLMSAQTITSESNSTTTTTHITKTVKDGISETHIEKMIVITGDTDIDHDQALAQAIKEAKEQHPDMSVTKVVVHKESEISPAEGDA is encoded by the exons ATGACGACGGACGCAGGCTCAGAATCGGACGTCCAGAAGACAGAAGCCCAACCGTCCCCCCCGCAGCACTTCCCAGCATCAGGACACGGCAGTCCGGACACACGGCACCAG TATTGCACAGAGGGCCAATCAGAAGGCAGTTCATCAGAACTCCAGCAGCAGTGCGAGGATCACTACATTTCCCAGAAGTCTCTGAGCAGCAGAGTGTCCTGGTCAGCGTTGGGCAGGAGCCACAGACTGAAGGTCATGGAGTGTAAGGTCACGCTGCTGGACGGCACGGACTACACCTGCACGGTGGAG CAGAAACGAGCGAAAGGTCAGGCGCTGTTTGAGAAGGTTTGTGACCACCTGAATCTTCTGGAGAAGGACTATTTTGGCATTACGTACCGGGACGCTGAAGGCCAGAAG AACTGGCTGGACTCTTCCAAGGAGATTAAGAAGCAGATCAGTA CTGATCCCTGCAACTTTGCCTTCAGCGTGAAGTTTTATCCTCCGGATCCGGCGCAGCTGTCTGAGGACATCACCAG GTATTACCTGTGTCTGCAGCTCAGAGATGACGTGTTGTCCGGCCGCTTGCCGTGTTCTTTCGCCACTCAGGCCGTGTTGGGCTCGTACACGCTTCAGTCTGAGCTGGGCGACAGCGACGCCGACACGCAGGGATACATCAGCGACGTGCGTCTGGCTCCAAACCAGACCAAAGAGCTGGAGGAGAAAGTGCTGGAGCTGCACCGCAGTTACAA agGAATGACTCCTGCTGAAGCTGACATGCTGTTCTTGGAAAACGCTAAGAAACTCTCCATGTACGGAGTCGACCTGCACCGTGCCAAG CTGGTCGGACGGCTGTTTGAGTGCATTGCACCGGCGCAGGAGGAG GATTCGGAGGGTGTGGAGATCATGCTGGGAGTTTGTTCCAGCGGCCTCCTCGTCTACAGAGATAAACTCCGCATCAATCGCTTCGCCTGGCCCAAAATACTCAAGATATCCTACAAGAGGAACAACTTCTACATCAAGGTCCGGCCGGGAGAG CTGGAGCAGTTCGAGAGCACAATCGGGTTTAAACTCCCAAATCACAAAGCAGCGAAGAGGCTGTGGAAAGTTTGTGTGGAACATCACACCTTCTTCAG GCTGGTGTCTCCTGAGGCTCCGCCCAAACGCTTCCTGTCATTGGGCTCAAAGTTCCGCTACAGCGGTCGAACACAAGCACAGACGCGCAGAGCGAGCGCTCAGATCGCACGGGCCGCACCTCAGTTCCAGCGCACGGCCAGCAGACGACACACCGTCACAGCCAGCATGGACAGCA CACCAGTGTCGGTCAACCATGATGACGTGAAGAACTCCAAACCTGCTGTTGCTACGGACGACCTCATCGACACGGCAACACCGGAGAAGAAGGCAGAGGAGATGAACTCTGTGGAGGAGGAGAATAAGACCAACAGTGATGAATCAGAGCAAGCCCCGCCCACCTCCGTCACCAAG ACCGACAGCGAGCAAACCGACTTCGCTTGTGATGACGACTCGACGGCGACTGAG TCTGACTTTGAGGACAACACTGATGTGAGGACACAG TATAGTTTCATAAAGCGGATTAAAGGAGAGAATGTGTTTGTCAAGCACAGTAATCTCATGTTGGAG ATGTCCGAGGAGGATAAAGCCGAACCTGAAGATGTTGCAGTAAAGCCGGATCACGGTGTTGAG AGTTCAGTTGCTCCACAGGTGGAGGTGTGCTGTGAGACGCAGGTACAAACTCCCTCTGCTGGTGAAAAAGAGAAGTACATGAAGGCCCTGAATGAGGCCATTGCAATGGGGAGACGCTCTTCATGGGCTTCAAATAGAGAAGGTGCCGTTCTGGAAGGTGAAGCATTGGACAGCTGTCATGAAGACTTTCTGCAAATCTGGGATCCCAAACACCAATGTATTGAAGTTGAAGATGAAAACAAGGAAACTTCAATGGAAGAAACCACCACAAAAGCCCAAGAGATTCCTGCTGGAAACCAAGAATTCATTTGCCATGAAGAGGATGAAGACTTGCTCCAAATCTGGGATCCAAAATGCCAAAGTATTAAGGTTGAAGATGAAATCAAGGAAATTGTGATGGAAACTCCATCTGGAGGAGAAAAAAACAGTTCAGAAACCCAAGAGATTCCTTTTGGAAACCAAGAAGTCATTTGCCATGAAGAAGATGAAGATTTGCTCCAAATCTGGGATCCGAAATGCCAAAGTATTAAGGTTGAAGATGAAATAAAGGAAACTGCAATGGAAGAAACCACCTCAGAAACCCAAGATATTTCTGCTGGAAACCAAGAAGTCATTTTCCATGAAGAAGATGAAGATTTGCTACAAATCTGGGATCCAAAACGCCAAATTATTGAGGTTGAAGATGAAAACAGAGAAAATGTGATGGAAACTCCATCTGGAGGAGAAATAAACAGTTCTTCAGGAACCCAAGAGATTCCTGCTGGAAACCAAGAAGTAATTTTCCATGAAGAAGATGAAGATTTGCAACAAATGTGGGATCAGAAACACCAAAGTATTGAAGTTGAAATCAAGGAAACTGCAATGGAAACTCCATCTGGAGGAGAAGGAACCACCTCAGAAGCCCAAGAGGAGGAGAACCTGATGTTGGAGAATGAGATGTCGGTGGTGTTCCACAGCAGCATGGAGAGTTTTGATCAAGAACGCTTTGACGAAGCATTTGGAGACCCGTTTAATCGTTCTCAGCTCTTGTTTTGTAATGAAGAGGATGAGGCCATCAACTTGGCGACTCAATACTATGGAGAATTCCCACTTTACATGACGTCTGATTCATCAACTGAGCAAAACCAGATAGAAGACCAACCTGAAGAGAAGACGATCAACGTTGAAGATGAAGATGATCCTTCATGTTCCCGAGTACACGAGCAGTCAGCGTTTCAAGTTCTTATGAAAACAAAAGTGTGGTCCTGTCAGAATGAGGAGGATGAAGAGAATGAGCTGGTTTCTGGACCACATGGAGAACAGGAAGTGGCTTTACAGGAAATAAAGCAGGAAGTGCATGAACATACAGTAGAG CAGTCGGAGGAACCGGTTAAAGACGTTCCTGTGGTTCAGACCGAGACCAAGACCATCACGTACGAGTCTTCAGAG gTTGATGCCAATGGCGACTCGGATCCAGGCGTCCTGATGAGCGCTCAGACGATCACATCAGAGAGCAAcagcaccaccaccaccacacacaTCACCAAG ACGGTGAAGGACGGCATTTCAGAGACTCACATCGAAAAGATGATCGTGATCACAGGAGACACAGACATCGACCACGACCAG GCTCTGGCTCAGGCTATTAAAGAGGCCAAAGAGCAGCACCCAGACATGTCCGTCACTAAAGTAGTGGTGCATAAAGAGAGCGAGATCTCACCTGCTGAAGGTGACGCGTGA
- the epb41l3b gene encoding band 4.1-like protein 3b isoform X1 produces MTTDAGSESDVQKTEAQPSPPQHFPASGHGSPDTRHQYCTEGQSEGSSSELQQQCEDHYISQKSLSSRVSWSALGRSHRLKVMECKVTLLDGTDYTCTVEQKRAKGQALFEKVCDHLNLLEKDYFGITYRDAEGQKNWLDSSKEIKKQISTDPCNFAFSVKFYPPDPAQLSEDITRYYLCLQLRDDVLSGRLPCSFATQAVLGSYTLQSELGDSDADTQGYISDVRLAPNQTKELEEKVLELHRSYKGMTPAEADMLFLENAKKLSMYGVDLHRAKLVGRLFECIAPAQEEDSEGVEIMLGVCSSGLLVYRDKLRINRFAWPKILKISYKRNNFYIKVRPGELEQFESTIGFKLPNHKAAKRLWKVCVEHHTFFRLVSPEAPPKRFLSLGSKFRYSGRTQAQTRRASAQIARAAPQFQRTASRRHTVTASMDSTPVSVNHDDVKNSKPAVATDDLIDTATPEKKAEEMNSVEEENKTNSDESEQAPPTSVTKTDSEQTDFACDDDSTATESDFEDNTDVRTQYSFIKRIKGENVFVKHSNLMLEETDTPTELMQHQLNVSELKKSFLEMRCEASGVNEWDRRLSSSPRLCPRLDEPSSVKPLVWSQEMSEEDKAEPEDVAVKPDHGVESSVAPQVEVCCETQVQTPSAGEKEKYMKALNEAIAMGRRSSWASNREGAVLEGEALDSCHEDFLQIWDPKHQCIEVEDENKETSMEETTTKAQEIPAGNQEFICHEEDEDLLQIWDPKCQSIKVEDEIKEIVMETPSGGEKNSSETQEIPFGNQEVICHEEDEDLLQIWDPKCQSIKVEDEIKETAMEETTSETQDISAGNQEVIFHEEDEDLLQIWDPKRQIIEVEDENRENVMETPSGGEINSSSGTQEIPAGNQEVIFHEEDEDLQQMWDQKHQSIEVEIKETAMETPSGGEGTTSEAQEEENLMLENEMSVVFHSSMESFDQERFDEAFGDPFNRSQLLFCNEEDEAINLATQYYGEFPLYMTSDSSTEQNQIEDQPEEKTINVEDEDDPSCSRVHEQSAFQVLMKTKVWSCQNEEDEENELVSGPHGEQEVALQEIKQEVHEHTVEQSEEPVKDVPVVQTETKTITYESSEVDANGDSDPGVLMSAQTITSESNSTTTTTHITKTVKDGISETHIEKMIVITGDTDIDHDQALAQAIKEAKEQHPDMSVTKVVVHKESEISPAEGDA; encoded by the exons ATGACGACGGACGCAGGCTCAGAATCGGACGTCCAGAAGACAGAAGCCCAACCGTCCCCCCCGCAGCACTTCCCAGCATCAGGACACGGCAGTCCGGACACACGGCACCAG TATTGCACAGAGGGCCAATCAGAAGGCAGTTCATCAGAACTCCAGCAGCAGTGCGAGGATCACTACATTTCCCAGAAGTCTCTGAGCAGCAGAGTGTCCTGGTCAGCGTTGGGCAGGAGCCACAGACTGAAGGTCATGGAGTGTAAGGTCACGCTGCTGGACGGCACGGACTACACCTGCACGGTGGAG CAGAAACGAGCGAAAGGTCAGGCGCTGTTTGAGAAGGTTTGTGACCACCTGAATCTTCTGGAGAAGGACTATTTTGGCATTACGTACCGGGACGCTGAAGGCCAGAAG AACTGGCTGGACTCTTCCAAGGAGATTAAGAAGCAGATCAGTA CTGATCCCTGCAACTTTGCCTTCAGCGTGAAGTTTTATCCTCCGGATCCGGCGCAGCTGTCTGAGGACATCACCAG GTATTACCTGTGTCTGCAGCTCAGAGATGACGTGTTGTCCGGCCGCTTGCCGTGTTCTTTCGCCACTCAGGCCGTGTTGGGCTCGTACACGCTTCAGTCTGAGCTGGGCGACAGCGACGCCGACACGCAGGGATACATCAGCGACGTGCGTCTGGCTCCAAACCAGACCAAAGAGCTGGAGGAGAAAGTGCTGGAGCTGCACCGCAGTTACAA agGAATGACTCCTGCTGAAGCTGACATGCTGTTCTTGGAAAACGCTAAGAAACTCTCCATGTACGGAGTCGACCTGCACCGTGCCAAG CTGGTCGGACGGCTGTTTGAGTGCATTGCACCGGCGCAGGAGGAG GATTCGGAGGGTGTGGAGATCATGCTGGGAGTTTGTTCCAGCGGCCTCCTCGTCTACAGAGATAAACTCCGCATCAATCGCTTCGCCTGGCCCAAAATACTCAAGATATCCTACAAGAGGAACAACTTCTACATCAAGGTCCGGCCGGGAGAG CTGGAGCAGTTCGAGAGCACAATCGGGTTTAAACTCCCAAATCACAAAGCAGCGAAGAGGCTGTGGAAAGTTTGTGTGGAACATCACACCTTCTTCAG GCTGGTGTCTCCTGAGGCTCCGCCCAAACGCTTCCTGTCATTGGGCTCAAAGTTCCGCTACAGCGGTCGAACACAAGCACAGACGCGCAGAGCGAGCGCTCAGATCGCACGGGCCGCACCTCAGTTCCAGCGCACGGCCAGCAGACGACACACCGTCACAGCCAGCATGGACAGCA CACCAGTGTCGGTCAACCATGATGACGTGAAGAACTCCAAACCTGCTGTTGCTACGGACGACCTCATCGACACGGCAACACCGGAGAAGAAGGCAGAGGAGATGAACTCTGTGGAGGAGGAGAATAAGACCAACAGTGATGAATCAGAGCAAGCCCCGCCCACCTCCGTCACCAAG ACCGACAGCGAGCAAACCGACTTCGCTTGTGATGACGACTCGACGGCGACTGAG TCTGACTTTGAGGACAACACTGATGTGAGGACACAG TATAGTTTCATAAAGCGGATTAAAGGAGAGAATGTGTTTGTCAAGCACAGTAATCTCATGTTGGAG GAGACAGACACGCCCACAGAACTAATGCAGCATCAGCTGAACGTCAGTGAGCTGAAGAAGTCGTTTTTGGAGATGCGCTGTGAAGCGTCTGGTGTGAATGAGTGGGACAGGAGACTGTCCTCATCTCCTCGTCTCTGTCCTCGACTGGACGAGCCTTCATCGGTTAAACCCCTCGTGTGGTCACAGGAA ATGTCCGAGGAGGATAAAGCCGAACCTGAAGATGTTGCAGTAAAGCCGGATCACGGTGTTGAG AGTTCAGTTGCTCCACAGGTGGAGGTGTGCTGTGAGACGCAGGTACAAACTCCCTCTGCTGGTGAAAAAGAGAAGTACATGAAGGCCCTGAATGAGGCCATTGCAATGGGGAGACGCTCTTCATGGGCTTCAAATAGAGAAGGTGCCGTTCTGGAAGGTGAAGCATTGGACAGCTGTCATGAAGACTTTCTGCAAATCTGGGATCCCAAACACCAATGTATTGAAGTTGAAGATGAAAACAAGGAAACTTCAATGGAAGAAACCACCACAAAAGCCCAAGAGATTCCTGCTGGAAACCAAGAATTCATTTGCCATGAAGAGGATGAAGACTTGCTCCAAATCTGGGATCCAAAATGCCAAAGTATTAAGGTTGAAGATGAAATCAAGGAAATTGTGATGGAAACTCCATCTGGAGGAGAAAAAAACAGTTCAGAAACCCAAGAGATTCCTTTTGGAAACCAAGAAGTCATTTGCCATGAAGAAGATGAAGATTTGCTCCAAATCTGGGATCCGAAATGCCAAAGTATTAAGGTTGAAGATGAAATAAAGGAAACTGCAATGGAAGAAACCACCTCAGAAACCCAAGATATTTCTGCTGGAAACCAAGAAGTCATTTTCCATGAAGAAGATGAAGATTTGCTACAAATCTGGGATCCAAAACGCCAAATTATTGAGGTTGAAGATGAAAACAGAGAAAATGTGATGGAAACTCCATCTGGAGGAGAAATAAACAGTTCTTCAGGAACCCAAGAGATTCCTGCTGGAAACCAAGAAGTAATTTTCCATGAAGAAGATGAAGATTTGCAACAAATGTGGGATCAGAAACACCAAAGTATTGAAGTTGAAATCAAGGAAACTGCAATGGAAACTCCATCTGGAGGAGAAGGAACCACCTCAGAAGCCCAAGAGGAGGAGAACCTGATGTTGGAGAATGAGATGTCGGTGGTGTTCCACAGCAGCATGGAGAGTTTTGATCAAGAACGCTTTGACGAAGCATTTGGAGACCCGTTTAATCGTTCTCAGCTCTTGTTTTGTAATGAAGAGGATGAGGCCATCAACTTGGCGACTCAATACTATGGAGAATTCCCACTTTACATGACGTCTGATTCATCAACTGAGCAAAACCAGATAGAAGACCAACCTGAAGAGAAGACGATCAACGTTGAAGATGAAGATGATCCTTCATGTTCCCGAGTACACGAGCAGTCAGCGTTTCAAGTTCTTATGAAAACAAAAGTGTGGTCCTGTCAGAATGAGGAGGATGAAGAGAATGAGCTGGTTTCTGGACCACATGGAGAACAGGAAGTGGCTTTACAGGAAATAAAGCAGGAAGTGCATGAACATACAGTAGAG CAGTCGGAGGAACCGGTTAAAGACGTTCCTGTGGTTCAGACCGAGACCAAGACCATCACGTACGAGTCTTCAGAG gTTGATGCCAATGGCGACTCGGATCCAGGCGTCCTGATGAGCGCTCAGACGATCACATCAGAGAGCAAcagcaccaccaccaccacacacaTCACCAAG ACGGTGAAGGACGGCATTTCAGAGACTCACATCGAAAAGATGATCGTGATCACAGGAGACACAGACATCGACCACGACCAG GCTCTGGCTCAGGCTATTAAAGAGGCCAAAGAGCAGCACCCAGACATGTCCGTCACTAAAGTAGTGGTGCATAAAGAGAGCGAGATCTCACCTGCTGAAGGTGACGCGTGA